One window of the Xiphophorus hellerii strain 12219 chromosome 15, Xiphophorus_hellerii-4.1, whole genome shotgun sequence genome contains the following:
- the LOC116733940 gene encoding hairy/enhancer-of-split related with YRPW motif protein 2-like isoform X1 codes for MKRPCEDSSPAERERLPAGDPVGRASPAAQLMARKRRRGVGRPALRHVRRPGASDAPSVSCRFQIIEKRRRDRINGSLSELRRLVPTAWEKQGSAKLEKAEILQMTVEHLRTLQAGGTGQQEALALDFLSLGFRECVNEAFCYLSAMEPLDSCNALRRRLLAHLSYCAAQRDAAAMTARLQPRPPPYSHWVATLRPLPFGPDGGAPQRPVELLQHGVTSSSPSPSSSSSLLPPPLSAPLFSFPFALPFLPSSSSSQPRHPPWSSEVGAL; via the exons ATGAAGCGGCCGTGTGAGGACAGCAGCCCGGCGGAGCGTGAGAGGCTTCCTGCGGG GGATCCGGTCGGACGCGCGTCTCCGGCGGCGCAGCTGATGGCGAGGAAGCGGCGCAGAGGGGTAGGTCGGCCGGCGCTTCGCCACGTCCGGAGGCCCGGCGCCTCCGACGCTCCTTCAGTTTCCTGTCGGTTCCAGATCATCGAGAAGCGGCGCAGGGATCGGATCAACGGCAGCCTGTCGGAGTTACGGCGACTCGTCCCGACGGCCTGGGAGAAACAG GGTTCTGCTAAACTGGAGAAAGCCGAGATCCTGCAGATGACCGTGGAGCATCTGAGGACGCTGCAGGCGGGAGGCACAG GTCAGCAGGAAGCGCTGGCGCTGGACTTCCTGTCTCTGGGCTTCAGGGAGTGTGTGAACGAAGCGTTCTGCTACCTGAGCGCCATGGAGCCCCTGGACTCCTGCAATGCGCTGCGGCGCCGCCTGCTGGCCCACCTCAGCTACTGCGCGGCCCAGCGGGACGCCGCCGCCATGACGGCCCGCCTGCAGCCCCGCCCTCCCCCTTACAGCCACTGGGTGGCGACGCTGCGCCCGCTGCCTTTCGGACCGGATGGCGGCGCCCCCCAGAGGCcggtggagctgctgcagcacgGTGTGACCTCCAGCTCACCTtcaccttcctcctcttcctccctgctGCCCCCCCCTCTCTCCGCCCCCCTCTTCTCCTTCCCCTTTGCTCTGCCcttcctcccctcctcctcttcctcacagcCCCGCCACCCACCCTGGAGCTCCGAGGTGGGGGCCttatga
- the LOC116733940 gene encoding hairy/enhancer-of-split related with YRPW motif protein 2-like isoform X2, giving the protein MKRPCEDSSPAERERLPAGDPVGRASPAAQLMARKRRRGIIEKRRRDRINGSLSELRRLVPTAWEKQGSAKLEKAEILQMTVEHLRTLQAGGTGQQEALALDFLSLGFRECVNEAFCYLSAMEPLDSCNALRRRLLAHLSYCAAQRDAAAMTARLQPRPPPYSHWVATLRPLPFGPDGGAPQRPVELLQHGVTSSSPSPSSSSSLLPPPLSAPLFSFPFALPFLPSSSSSQPRHPPWSSEVGAL; this is encoded by the exons ATGAAGCGGCCGTGTGAGGACAGCAGCCCGGCGGAGCGTGAGAGGCTTCCTGCGGG GGATCCGGTCGGACGCGCGTCTCCGGCGGCGCAGCTGATGGCGAGGAAGCGGCGCAGAGGG ATCATCGAGAAGCGGCGCAGGGATCGGATCAACGGCAGCCTGTCGGAGTTACGGCGACTCGTCCCGACGGCCTGGGAGAAACAG GGTTCTGCTAAACTGGAGAAAGCCGAGATCCTGCAGATGACCGTGGAGCATCTGAGGACGCTGCAGGCGGGAGGCACAG GTCAGCAGGAAGCGCTGGCGCTGGACTTCCTGTCTCTGGGCTTCAGGGAGTGTGTGAACGAAGCGTTCTGCTACCTGAGCGCCATGGAGCCCCTGGACTCCTGCAATGCGCTGCGGCGCCGCCTGCTGGCCCACCTCAGCTACTGCGCGGCCCAGCGGGACGCCGCCGCCATGACGGCCCGCCTGCAGCCCCGCCCTCCCCCTTACAGCCACTGGGTGGCGACGCTGCGCCCGCTGCCTTTCGGACCGGATGGCGGCGCCCCCCAGAGGCcggtggagctgctgcagcacgGTGTGACCTCCAGCTCACCTtcaccttcctcctcttcctccctgctGCCCCCCCCTCTCTCCGCCCCCCTCTTCTCCTTCCCCTTTGCTCTGCCcttcctcccctcctcctcttcctcacagcCCCGCCACCCACCCTGGAGCTCCGAGGTGGGGGCCttatga